One segment of Anopheles stephensi strain Indian chromosome 3, UCI_ANSTEP_V1.0, whole genome shotgun sequence DNA contains the following:
- the LOC118512014 gene encoding uncharacterized protein CG5098: protein MSGHNPPHGRLGQPNTTWNPLQVPSYVPRQPQLAHMSSERSMARSPLTWPTPPTTHQDKVYNLMTGNLMNNLEMNPLLQGYGRNVAMPLGSVDLSLSSASRSTPSPKGVHNNSQPAATGSHSSHTSSSSTTLPSNIPTSGVHSMAGDGGLSGSNHQTRSNAPSSGGVIQSTNVAALKERMHCTGTGTGGMPSSGAGTTSNNFGMTNTINDGSGSAMGANIVRGGNGFGAGLSNRTANDLAALVSGGLFVKDAKQINSEMDSKNGRDCFSHLSCTDSADLVKEFVLQTMHCNALSVSPKRTSPARSSQAQSGLSPSRSRSPPLNLLLGPSAIDGKLDCLNSTFPLASSNTSVPLASSLSSDAAVPSTNMDATDVATVTARALGSLLAGTAASELATGASTPCPLNPSASPTGNSMASSEDSVDSSNSRSNNARRRRKPEKTNKMNAVFPLEDGKSLFPVAKAADGGMDADMDELDSLRSNHTARTDITTLAIEGINALSHGLSGAQCDLSQSQPPDSNASGHSTPHDIFLPLHAQRKPLTDTAQDQHQKLLLETLIQSNMNNNGTSTSAVVGAAGTGSQTSSAAAAANSSGAVPVSEALGSSVGMDESQKQSTSDCETIDKIAAMVSSTNALATKLLLDKVTESTNDNGIMNCNGPVQQLPPPAKNTQQEAKNGHKGEKKANVSDSSYEEVENKLEEMFAGIEEQPGNGVELSVQKRSPKAGGNRSANSQTTGVSDGDVMNQLSNDLLAGPCETVNNPPTSNAARSSNGSGKKPLTPAQKRSIGSKTATQSGESITTSTPAPAKRKRGPKKKPNAHSKLPSFMEPEGPPLLGLKALSGKKKGKAGKAAAGTGKKGGAKGAGKGKGKGNKKQQYREPVSGGAWSGSAGSSSIEQSGKYKGPYVQVKADGCHTVINAPLNEEDSDKTQNKTKKFGNSLNSSERSKIRGLHVSTLSTKYDADTTDTSWMCVFCKTGPHKFRLGDLFGPYIISTASGEYEQSQIDVDYFSVRRTREDLESNQAKQKRAAEKLKEQQQSGSKSKKRKNAAGVAVNAATTTPVAGPSSSKEMTLKEEKCDEVHRPQEQQAASEIFYGMIKASDNTYEVWTHEDCLIWAPGVYMVGTRIVGLEAAIWNCCRHQCEFCRHYGAVLSCLHQGCHAKAHYICAHKQSWKMTEDFQSFCQLHAGHEPADSGDVVASSSRELPAPAAVAAAGPPATAPAAKQLKKEGKPGKAAVVSLTTSAS, encoded by the exons ATGTCTGGCCACAATCCGCCACATGGGCGACTGGGACAACCGAACACTACGTGGAATCCGTTACAG GTCCCGTCGTACGTTCCAAGACAACCGCAGTTAGCGCACATGTCGAGCGAAAGATCGATGGCCCGCTCTCCTCTAACGTGGCCTACTCCACCAACGACGCATCAGGATAAAGTGTACAACCTAATGACCGGAAATCTGATGAAT AACCTTGAAATGAACCCGCTATTGCAAGGATACGGGCGAAACGTTGCAATGCCACTGGGATCGGTTGATCTGAGCCTGTCGTCTGCCTCCCGAAGCACACCGTCCCCGAAAGGGGTCCACAACAATAGCCAGCCGGCTGCCACGGGTTCACATTCGTCACATACCTCTTCGTCTTCAACAACACTGCCATCAAACATTCCCACCAGTGGCGTTCACAGCATGGCCGGAGATGGGGGCCTTTCTGGAAG TAATCACCAAACGCGATCGAACGCTCCATCCTCGGGCGGAGTAATCCAATCGACCAATGTGGCAGCACTGAAAGAGCGCATGCATTGCACCGGTACCGGTACCGGTGGCATGCCATCCAGCGGGGCCGGAACCACCTCCAATAACTTCGGCATGACGAATACAATCAACGACGGTAGTGGTAGTGCGATGGGTGCGAACATTGTACGCGGAGGAAATGGTTTCGGGGCCGGTTTGAGCAATCGGACTGCCAACGATCTGGCCGCGCTAGTGTCGGGCGGTCTGTTTGTGAAGGACGCAAAGCAAATCAACAGCGAAATGGACAGTAAAAATGGTCGTGATTGT TTTTCGCACCTTTCCTGCACGGATTCGGCCGATCTGGTGAAGGAGTTCGTGTTGCAAACGATGCACTGTAACGCTCTATCGGTTTCACCTAAGCGAA CATCCCCGGCAAGATCATCGCAGGCCCAGTCGGGCTTAAGCCCGAGCAGAAGTCGAAGTCCGCCGTTAAATTTACTGCTAGGCCCGTCCGCCATCGATGGAAAGCTGGACTGTTTGAATAGTACGTTTCCCTTAGCGAGCAGCAACACGTCCGTGCCATTGGCGTCGTCGTTGAGTTCTGACGCAGCGGTGCCCTCGACAAACATGGACGCAACCGATGTGGCCACTGTAACGGCTCGCGCCCTTGGTTCGCTGCTCGCTGGAACGGCCGCTAGCGAACTGGCTACCGGCGCCTCGACACCTTGCCCACTCAATCCTTCCGCTTCGCCAACCGGAAACAGTATGGCGTCGAGCGAAGATTCGGTCGATTCGTCCAACAGCCGAAGTAACAACGCACGAAGAAGACGGAAGCCGGagaaaacgaacaaaatgAATGCGGTGTTCCCGCTCGAGGACGGCAAATCGCTGTTCCCAGTGGCAAAGGCTGCCGATGGTGGAATGGACGCCGACATGGATGAGTTGGATAGTTTACGCTCCAATCACACCGCACGAACCGATATTACGACCCTAGCGATCGAAGGTATTAATGCGCTGAGCCACGGTTTGTCCGGGGCGCAGTGCGATCTTAGTCAAAGTCAACCGCCGGACAGTAATGCCAGCGGGCATAGTACGCCGCACGATATCTTCCTGCCGCTTCACGCACAACGAAAGCCCCTCACGGACACGGCACAGGACCAGCATCAGAAGCTACTACTAGAAACCCTTATCCAAAGCAATATGAACAATAAtggcaccagcaccagcgcgGTAGTGGGAGCGGCCGGTACCGGTTCACAAACATCCTCAGCTGCAGCGGCAGCAAACAGTTCAGGAGCGGTGCCGGTTTCGGAAGCGCTGGGGTCATCCGTCGGTATGGATGAGTCGCAAAAGCAGAGCACGAGTGATTGCGAAACGATTGACAAAATTGCCGCCATGGTGTCGTCTACGAATGCGCTCGCTacgaagctgctgctggacaaAGTTACAGAATCAACGAACGATAATGGCATTATGAACTGTAACGGGCCAGTCCAGCAGCTACCGCCGCCGGCCAAAAACACGCAGCAGGAAGCGAAAAACGGTCACAAGGGTGAGAAAAAGGCAAATGTTTCCGACAGCAGCTATGAGGAG GTCGAGAACAAGCTGGAGGAAATGTTTGCGGGCATCGAAGAGCAGCCGGGAAATGGGGTAGAATTGAGCGTACAAAAGCGGTCTCCGAAGGCTGGTGGAAACCGAAGCGCGAACAGTCAAACGACCGGCGTATCGGACGGTGACGTGATGAACCAGCTCTCGAACGATTTGCTAGCCGGACCGTGCGAAACGGTGAACAATCCGCCGACTAGTAATGCGGCCCGATCCAGCAATGGTAGCGGGAAGAAACCACTGACCCCAGCACAAAAGCGTAGCATCGGTAGCAAAACGGCCACCCAGTCGGGGGAAAGCATAACCACCAGCACGCCGGCACCGGCGAAACGCAAACGGGGACCCAAGAAGAAACCAAACGCACACAGCAAACTCCCCTCGTTTATGGAACCGGAAGGCCCTCCGCTATTGGGTCTGAAGGCTTTGAGCGGCAAGAAGAAGGGCAAAGCAGGGAAGGCTGCTGCCGGTACGGGTAAAAAGGGTGGGGCAAAGGGAGCAGGCAAGGGAAAGGGAAAGGGAAATAAGAAGCAGCAGTATCGCGAACCGGTTTCCGGTGGAGCATGGTCTGGTAGTGCCGGGTCCAGCAGCATCGAGCAGAGCGGGAAGTACAAGGGGCCTTACGTGCAGGTCAAAGCGGACGGTTGCCACACCGTCATCAATGCGCCCCTAAACGAGGAGGACAGTGACAAGACGCAGAACAAGACGAAAAAGTTCGGCAACAGTCTCAACAGCTCGGAGCGAAGCAAAATTCGCGGTCTGCACGTGAGCACGCTCAGCACCAAGTACGATGCGGACACGACCGACACGAgctggatgtgtgtgttttgtaaaaCGGGGCCGCACAAGTTTCGGCTGGGCGATCTGTTCGGTCCGTACATCATCAGCACGGCTTCCGGCGAGTACGAGCAGAGCCAGATCGATGTGGATTACTTCAGTGTGCGAAGAACGCGCGAAGATCTCGAATCAAATCAAGCGAAGCAGAAGCGTGCGGCGGAAAAGCTgaaagagcagcagcagagcggT TCGAAGAGTAAAAAGCGGAAAAACGCAGCAGGAGTGGCAGTGAATGCGGCCACGACGACGCCCGTGGCAGGACCGAGCAGCTCGAAGGAGATGACGCTGAAGGAGGAGAAATGCGACGAGGTCCACCGGCCACAGGAACAGCAAGCTGCGAGCGAGATTTTCTACGGCATGATCAAAGCAAGTGATAACACGTACGAGGTGTGGACGCACGAGGACTGCCTCATCTGGGCGCCCGGCGTGTACATGGTGGGGACGCGCATCGTCGGGCTGGAGGCGGCCATATGGAATTGCTGCCGGCATCAGTGTGAGTTCTGCCGGCACTACGGCGCCGTGCTTAGCTGTCTGCATCAGGGCTGTCACGCCAAGGCACACTACATTTGTGCCCACAAGCAGAGCTGGAAGATGACGGAAGATTTCCAATCGTTTTGTCAACTGCACGCCGGCCACGAGCCGGCCGATAGTGGGGATGTGGTGGCCTCGAGCAGTAGAGAGCttcctgctcctgctgctgttgccgctgctggccCACCTGCCACAGCACCGGCGGCCAAGCAGCTTAAAAAGGAAGGCAAGCCCGGTAAGGCGGCAGTAGTTAGCTTGACGACGAGTGCGTCCTGA
- the LOC118512017 gene encoding thymidylate kinase, whose amino-acid sequence MARRLAKLFASHLRQNIRSVGDHTQKTMPESEGKRGAFIVLEGCDRTGKTSQCKTLVNKLEEANIKARYMNFPDRSTQSGQLINGYLTRKDDFTDEGIHLLFTLNRWERMKEMEKALKNGVNLIVDRYSYSGVAFSSAKGLDLEWCKAPEAGLLKPDLVILLTLSPEALARRGGFGDERYEVPAFQKKVIEKYGLLKDDRYWKAIDADKTFDDLTVELYEEVLRTVENAGDKPLEKLW is encoded by the exons ATGGCTCGTCGGCTTGCCAAATTGTTCGCCTCCCATTTGCGCCAAAACATAAGGTCAGTGGGCGATCATACACAGAAAACCATGCCGGAATCAGAAGGAAAGCGAGGTGCCTTTATCGTGCTGGAAGGATGCGATCGAACCGGCAAAACCTCACAGTGCAAAACACTCG TAAACAAACTAGAGGAAGCGAACATTAAGGCTCGGTACATGAACTTTCCTGACCGGTCTACGCAGAGCGGGCAGTTGATAAATGGCTATCTTACCAGAAAGGACGATTTCACCGATGAAGGGATCCATCTGTTGTTCACACTGAACCGATGGGAACGCATGAAGGAGATGGAGAAGGCTCTCAAAAACGGTGTTAATCTGATCGTCGATCGCTACTCGTACTCGGGCGTTGCGTTCAGCAGCGCGAAGGGCCTGGATTTGGAGTGGTGCAAAGCACCAGAAGCGGGACTGCTAAAGCCGGACTTGGTCATACTGCTTACACTGTCGCCGGAAGCGCTTGCGAGACGAGGTGGCTTCGGAGACGAGCGTTACGAGGTTCCAGCGTTTCAGAAAAAAGTCATTGAGAAGTATGGCTTGCTGAAAGACGATCGGTACTGGAAAGCGATAGATGCTGACAAAACGTTCGACGATCTAACGGTGGAGCTGTATGAAGAAGTGCTGCGCACAGTTGAGAATGCTGGCGACAAGCCGCTAGAGAAATTATGGTGA
- the LOC118512015 gene encoding stress response protein nst1 isoform X1 — MSAKKYLKMPAQQPTQPAAKTEKEEKLWNALKRHIMRERERKKQELEAEVEEERLRREREEREKQDVMTLGETKEQILMLEKNLHELRNEKQQLFLQLKKVLNEDDNRKRQMKDEMFAIQNIPQQIFLPQRPMPPHQQHMMHKVSPPEVLLSSERIFTDAYPTLQGNPQVHASKRTHSPSPSQHIQGYYKQPNPNNQPYPPPQKIEEGRRGGEVARAVLWNKSQYCPPVGFYPANPPSILQDGRQPQPQILYPYQSSLTIPMRQYVDIATQPGPPQPQPKPEQLVLSGKVGPMPPSQATIYHINLDQTAAAIHSQQPPPQMKTITIEKIPQERIVPYHIELGKHDDRKDLRQLQGPLGQPAPPGVVATHLPEGIVYAQSLRPGAIQMHTIATNQQLPKGGSITQGYPSARPPPISNPQQPPPSQMHYNRHRY; from the exons ATGAGTGCCAAAAAGTATCTGAAGATGCCCGCACAGCAGCCGACGCAGCCTGCGGCCAAAacagaaaaggaagagaaactGTGGAATGCACTGAAAAGACACATTATGCGAGAACGTGAACGTAAAAAGCAAG AGCTTGAAGCAGAGGTAGAGGAGGAACGGCTTCGAAGGGaacgagaggaacgggaaaagCAGGACGTGATGACGCTTGGCGAAACGAAGGAACAGATACTGATGCTCGAGAAAAACTTGCACGAGCTACGGAACGAAAAACAGCAGCTGTTTTTGCAGCTAAAGAAAGTGCTGAACGAGGACGATAATAGGAAGCGGCAGATGAAAGA CGAGATGTTTGCCATCCAAAATATTCCACAACAGATCTTTCTACCCCAGCGGCCGATGCCACCGCATCAGCAGCACATGATGCACAAAGTGAGTCCACCTGAAGTTCTCCTTTCGTCGGAACGCATATTCACCGACGCTTACCCCACCTTGCAGGGCAATCCGCAGGTGCATGCGTCGAAACGCACGCACAGCCCTTCACCGTCGCAGCACATTCAGGGCTACTATAAGCAGCCCAATCCCAACAATCAACCTTACCCGCCGCCGCAGA AGATCGAGGAAGGTAGACGGGGCGGAGAAGTGGCCCGTGCCGTTTTGTGGAACA AATCGCAATACTGTCCGCCGGTTGGCTTCTATCCAGCCAACCCACCATCGATCCTGCAGGACGGCCGGCAGCCGCAGCCGCAGATTTTGTACCCCTATCAGAGCAGTCTAACGATCCCGATGCGCCAGTACGTGGACATAGCAACGCAACCGGGACCCCCGCAGCCACAACCGAAACCCGAACAGCTGGTGCTTAGCGGGAAGGTGGGACCGATGCCGCCGTCCCAGGCAACGATTTACCACATTAATCTGGATCAAACGGCGGCCGCGATCCACAGCCAGCAGCCGCCACCGCAGATGAAAACGATCACGATCGAGAAGATACCGCAGGAGCGCATCGTGCCGTATCACATCGAACTGGGCAAGCACGACGACCGGAAGGATCTGCGCCAGCTGCAGGGTCCGCTGGGTCAGCCGGCGCCGCCGGGTGTTGTGGCCACGCATCTGCCGGAGGGGATCGTTTACGCGCAAAGTCTACGCCCCGGTGCTATACAGATGCACACGATTGCTACCAATCAGCAA CTACCGAAGGGCGGCAGCATTACGCAGGGGTACCCATCGGCGAGACCACCCCCGATCAGCAATCCTCAGCAACCGCCCCCTTCGCAGATGCATTACAATCGTCACCGTTACTAG
- the LOC118512015 gene encoding G protein pathway suppressor 2 isoform X2, which yields MSAKKYLKMPAQQPTQPAAKTEKEEKLWNALKRHIMRERERKKQELEAEVEEERLRREREEREKQDVMTLGETKEQILMLEKNLHELRNEKQQLFLQLKKVLNEDDNRKRQMKDEMFAIQNIPQQIFLPQRPMPPHQQHMMHKVSPPEVLLSSERIFTDAYPTLQGNPQVHASKRTHSPSPSQHIQGYYKQPNPNNQPYPPPQKSQYCPPVGFYPANPPSILQDGRQPQPQILYPYQSSLTIPMRQYVDIATQPGPPQPQPKPEQLVLSGKVGPMPPSQATIYHINLDQTAAAIHSQQPPPQMKTITIEKIPQERIVPYHIELGKHDDRKDLRQLQGPLGQPAPPGVVATHLPEGIVYAQSLRPGAIQMHTIATNQQLPKGGSITQGYPSARPPPISNPQQPPPSQMHYNRHRY from the exons ATGAGTGCCAAAAAGTATCTGAAGATGCCCGCACAGCAGCCGACGCAGCCTGCGGCCAAAacagaaaaggaagagaaactGTGGAATGCACTGAAAAGACACATTATGCGAGAACGTGAACGTAAAAAGCAAG AGCTTGAAGCAGAGGTAGAGGAGGAACGGCTTCGAAGGGaacgagaggaacgggaaaagCAGGACGTGATGACGCTTGGCGAAACGAAGGAACAGATACTGATGCTCGAGAAAAACTTGCACGAGCTACGGAACGAAAAACAGCAGCTGTTTTTGCAGCTAAAGAAAGTGCTGAACGAGGACGATAATAGGAAGCGGCAGATGAAAGA CGAGATGTTTGCCATCCAAAATATTCCACAACAGATCTTTCTACCCCAGCGGCCGATGCCACCGCATCAGCAGCACATGATGCACAAAGTGAGTCCACCTGAAGTTCTCCTTTCGTCGGAACGCATATTCACCGACGCTTACCCCACCTTGCAGGGCAATCCGCAGGTGCATGCGTCGAAACGCACGCACAGCCCTTCACCGTCGCAGCACATTCAGGGCTACTATAAGCAGCCCAATCCCAACAATCAACCTTACCCGCCGCCGCAGA AATCGCAATACTGTCCGCCGGTTGGCTTCTATCCAGCCAACCCACCATCGATCCTGCAGGACGGCCGGCAGCCGCAGCCGCAGATTTTGTACCCCTATCAGAGCAGTCTAACGATCCCGATGCGCCAGTACGTGGACATAGCAACGCAACCGGGACCCCCGCAGCCACAACCGAAACCCGAACAGCTGGTGCTTAGCGGGAAGGTGGGACCGATGCCGCCGTCCCAGGCAACGATTTACCACATTAATCTGGATCAAACGGCGGCCGCGATCCACAGCCAGCAGCCGCCACCGCAGATGAAAACGATCACGATCGAGAAGATACCGCAGGAGCGCATCGTGCCGTATCACATCGAACTGGGCAAGCACGACGACCGGAAGGATCTGCGCCAGCTGCAGGGTCCGCTGGGTCAGCCGGCGCCGCCGGGTGTTGTGGCCACGCATCTGCCGGAGGGGATCGTTTACGCGCAAAGTCTACGCCCCGGTGCTATACAGATGCACACGATTGCTACCAATCAGCAA CTACCGAAGGGCGGCAGCATTACGCAGGGGTACCCATCGGCGAGACCACCCCCGATCAGCAATCCTCAGCAACCGCCCCCTTCGCAGATGCATTACAATCGTCACCGTTACTAG
- the LOC118512015 gene encoding stress response protein nst1 isoform X4: protein MSAKKYLKMPAQQPTQPAAKTEKEEKLWNALKRHIMRERERKKQELEAEVEEERLRREREEREKQDVMTLGETKEQILMLEKNLHELRNEKQQLFLQLKKVLNEDDNRKRQMKDEMFAIQNIPQQIFLPQRPMPPHQQHMMHKGNPQVHASKRTHSPSPSQHIQGYYKQPNPNNQPYPPPQKSQYCPPVGFYPANPPSILQDGRQPQPQILYPYQSSLTIPMRQYVDIATQPGPPQPQPKPEQLVLSGKVGPMPPSQATIYHINLDQTAAAIHSQQPPPQMKTITIEKIPQERIVPYHIELGKHDDRKDLRQLQGPLGQPAPPGVVATHLPEGIVYAQSLRPGAIQMHTIATNQQLPKGGSITQGYPSARPPPISNPQQPPPSQMHYNRHRY, encoded by the exons ATGAGTGCCAAAAAGTATCTGAAGATGCCCGCACAGCAGCCGACGCAGCCTGCGGCCAAAacagaaaaggaagagaaactGTGGAATGCACTGAAAAGACACATTATGCGAGAACGTGAACGTAAAAAGCAAG AGCTTGAAGCAGAGGTAGAGGAGGAACGGCTTCGAAGGGaacgagaggaacgggaaaagCAGGACGTGATGACGCTTGGCGAAACGAAGGAACAGATACTGATGCTCGAGAAAAACTTGCACGAGCTACGGAACGAAAAACAGCAGCTGTTTTTGCAGCTAAAGAAAGTGCTGAACGAGGACGATAATAGGAAGCGGCAGATGAAAGA CGAGATGTTTGCCATCCAAAATATTCCACAACAGATCTTTCTACCCCAGCGGCCGATGCCACCGCATCAGCAGCACATGATGCACAAA GGCAATCCGCAGGTGCATGCGTCGAAACGCACGCACAGCCCTTCACCGTCGCAGCACATTCAGGGCTACTATAAGCAGCCCAATCCCAACAATCAACCTTACCCGCCGCCGCAGA AATCGCAATACTGTCCGCCGGTTGGCTTCTATCCAGCCAACCCACCATCGATCCTGCAGGACGGCCGGCAGCCGCAGCCGCAGATTTTGTACCCCTATCAGAGCAGTCTAACGATCCCGATGCGCCAGTACGTGGACATAGCAACGCAACCGGGACCCCCGCAGCCACAACCGAAACCCGAACAGCTGGTGCTTAGCGGGAAGGTGGGACCGATGCCGCCGTCCCAGGCAACGATTTACCACATTAATCTGGATCAAACGGCGGCCGCGATCCACAGCCAGCAGCCGCCACCGCAGATGAAAACGATCACGATCGAGAAGATACCGCAGGAGCGCATCGTGCCGTATCACATCGAACTGGGCAAGCACGACGACCGGAAGGATCTGCGCCAGCTGCAGGGTCCGCTGGGTCAGCCGGCGCCGCCGGGTGTTGTGGCCACGCATCTGCCGGAGGGGATCGTTTACGCGCAAAGTCTACGCCCCGGTGCTATACAGATGCACACGATTGCTACCAATCAGCAA CTACCGAAGGGCGGCAGCATTACGCAGGGGTACCCATCGGCGAGACCACCCCCGATCAGCAATCCTCAGCAACCGCCCCCTTCGCAGATGCATTACAATCGTCACCGTTACTAG
- the LOC118512015 gene encoding ataxin-2 homolog isoform X3, with protein MSAKKYLKMPAQQPTQPAAKTEKEEKLWNALKRHIMRERERKKQELEAEVEEERLRREREEREKQDVMTLGETKEQILMLEKNLHELRNEKQQLFLQLKKVLNEDDNRKRQMKDEMFAIQNIPQQIFLPQRPMPPHQQHMMHKGNPQVHASKRTHSPSPSQHIQGYYKQPNPNNQPYPPPQKIEEGRRGGEVARAVLWNKSQYCPPVGFYPANPPSILQDGRQPQPQILYPYQSSLTIPMRQYVDIATQPGPPQPQPKPEQLVLSGKVGPMPPSQATIYHINLDQTAAAIHSQQPPPQMKTITIEKIPQERIVPYHIELGKHDDRKDLRQLQGPLGQPAPPGVVATHLPEGIVYAQSLRPGAIQMHTIATNQQLPKGGSITQGYPSARPPPISNPQQPPPSQMHYNRHRY; from the exons ATGAGTGCCAAAAAGTATCTGAAGATGCCCGCACAGCAGCCGACGCAGCCTGCGGCCAAAacagaaaaggaagagaaactGTGGAATGCACTGAAAAGACACATTATGCGAGAACGTGAACGTAAAAAGCAAG AGCTTGAAGCAGAGGTAGAGGAGGAACGGCTTCGAAGGGaacgagaggaacgggaaaagCAGGACGTGATGACGCTTGGCGAAACGAAGGAACAGATACTGATGCTCGAGAAAAACTTGCACGAGCTACGGAACGAAAAACAGCAGCTGTTTTTGCAGCTAAAGAAAGTGCTGAACGAGGACGATAATAGGAAGCGGCAGATGAAAGA CGAGATGTTTGCCATCCAAAATATTCCACAACAGATCTTTCTACCCCAGCGGCCGATGCCACCGCATCAGCAGCACATGATGCACAAA GGCAATCCGCAGGTGCATGCGTCGAAACGCACGCACAGCCCTTCACCGTCGCAGCACATTCAGGGCTACTATAAGCAGCCCAATCCCAACAATCAACCTTACCCGCCGCCGCAGA AGATCGAGGAAGGTAGACGGGGCGGAGAAGTGGCCCGTGCCGTTTTGTGGAACA AATCGCAATACTGTCCGCCGGTTGGCTTCTATCCAGCCAACCCACCATCGATCCTGCAGGACGGCCGGCAGCCGCAGCCGCAGATTTTGTACCCCTATCAGAGCAGTCTAACGATCCCGATGCGCCAGTACGTGGACATAGCAACGCAACCGGGACCCCCGCAGCCACAACCGAAACCCGAACAGCTGGTGCTTAGCGGGAAGGTGGGACCGATGCCGCCGTCCCAGGCAACGATTTACCACATTAATCTGGATCAAACGGCGGCCGCGATCCACAGCCAGCAGCCGCCACCGCAGATGAAAACGATCACGATCGAGAAGATACCGCAGGAGCGCATCGTGCCGTATCACATCGAACTGGGCAAGCACGACGACCGGAAGGATCTGCGCCAGCTGCAGGGTCCGCTGGGTCAGCCGGCGCCGCCGGGTGTTGTGGCCACGCATCTGCCGGAGGGGATCGTTTACGCGCAAAGTCTACGCCCCGGTGCTATACAGATGCACACGATTGCTACCAATCAGCAA CTACCGAAGGGCGGCAGCATTACGCAGGGGTACCCATCGGCGAGACCACCCCCGATCAGCAATCCTCAGCAACCGCCCCCTTCGCAGATGCATTACAATCGTCACCGTTACTAG